In candidate division TA06 bacterium, one DNA window encodes the following:
- the mfd gene encoding transcription-repair coupling factor, protein MIPLREIVDRASHSPSFEGILSALRSGKRRLSVSGLTGSAKPLLAALIWETIGNPVLLTVAEEDEAFTFYHDLLSLTAAAFSLPSRPEDVEPSLETAEQRICALHGALEPGTAAIVATPRAILQPVISPDLFRGLIQSISKGDQIDRDKLIEALSDSGFERMSAVENVGEMAVRGGIVDVYPFDTENPFRIEFSADVIESIREFDPLTQRSISFLNRIRVLPFREPLPQDDSGKPFVGFSEYINPRWVILFDETWLLSAEVEDSDSNDQAFDPSSLERLQSSHPTIVLSARAELDVPLKPQTHYEKNLQLLKKDLENLRQEGYATFVLSQSEGQKERMTEVLSETEVGVVVGILSSGFLLQDAHLAVFTEKDIFGREPRRRRPKFKAGIPIESLLTLKPGDIVVHTDYGIARFEGIERVNVRGAESDCLFLKYAGADKIFVPIENMHLVQRYVGSHERPPALTKLGTKSWEKTKNKARKAVLDMTRELLDIYAARAAMKGMASPEDVPWQAELEASFVFDETEDQLETLAEIKKDMESERPMDRLICGEVGYGKTEVALRAAFKAVMAEKQVALLAPTTILAQQHYNTFCERLKRFPIRCEVISRFKTSAEQKRLLRELSEEKIEIIIGTHRLLSDDIVFSDLGLLIIDEEQRFGVRHKEKIKKLRKLVDVLTMSATPIPRTLYMSLVGVRDMSTIDTAPKGRLSVHTEVSPWDEELIVEYILREIDRGGQVYFVHNRVQTIDSMASFIHGLLPQLKIGVAHGQMRERELESVIVDFLDRCYDVLITSTIIESGMDIPNVNTMIINRGDKFGLAQLHQLRGRVGRSDRRAYCLILIPKGRRITREARERLSAILSYRELGSGYKLALRDLEIRGAGNLLGPEQHGYIHAVGYDLYCQLLAETVSELKGELPERKVITSISLDCDAYIPNSYIPDAQHKIALYKRLVAISSEQRLAEIRDELVDRFGPAPEVCQNLLDGVEVRILASKLGIRRVALSGRWAELHFEKSFDPGSETMGRVLKSWPAPIQFFTERGLMMRVALGDEGLKRFNIIKKLLHLLE, encoded by the coding sequence TTGATTCCGCTCAGAGAAATCGTAGATCGAGCATCTCACTCACCGTCATTCGAAGGAATCTTATCTGCCCTTAGATCTGGCAAAAGAAGGCTTTCAGTTTCTGGCCTCACCGGCTCGGCAAAGCCTCTCCTTGCAGCACTGATATGGGAAACGATAGGCAATCCCGTGCTGCTGACGGTTGCTGAGGAGGACGAGGCTTTCACTTTCTATCACGACCTCCTCTCATTGACTGCTGCAGCTTTCAGTCTCCCATCAAGACCTGAAGATGTGGAGCCCTCGCTGGAGACTGCTGAACAGAGGATATGTGCGCTCCACGGTGCGCTAGAGCCTGGAACAGCCGCAATCGTTGCCACACCCAGAGCGATCCTGCAGCCAGTCATCTCCCCAGATCTTTTCCGTGGTCTAATTCAAAGCATCTCAAAAGGCGATCAGATCGACAGGGACAAACTGATAGAAGCTTTGAGCGATAGCGGATTCGAGAGGATGTCTGCCGTGGAGAATGTTGGCGAGATGGCGGTGAGGGGAGGGATAGTTGATGTCTATCCCTTTGACACCGAAAATCCTTTCAGAATAGAGTTCTCAGCTGATGTGATCGAATCTATAAGAGAGTTCGATCCCTTGACCCAAAGGTCGATATCGTTCTTGAACAGAATCCGCGTGCTCCCGTTCAGGGAGCCGTTGCCCCAGGATGACAGCGGAAAACCCTTTGTCGGCTTCTCAGAATACATAAATCCCCGGTGGGTGATCTTATTCGACGAAACATGGCTCCTCTCTGCAGAAGTGGAAGACTCAGATTCGAACGATCAGGCTTTTGACCCTTCATCTCTTGAGAGGTTGCAGAGCTCGCATCCAACCATCGTCCTCTCCGCACGGGCCGAATTGGATGTGCCACTGAAACCGCAAACACATTACGAGAAGAATCTGCAGCTTTTGAAGAAGGATCTAGAGAATTTACGGCAAGAAGGTTACGCTACCTTCGTGCTGTCCCAGAGTGAAGGCCAGAAGGAGAGGATGACTGAGGTACTATCAGAGACCGAAGTTGGAGTTGTTGTAGGGATACTCTCTTCGGGTTTTCTGCTACAAGACGCGCATCTTGCAGTATTCACTGAGAAAGATATCTTCGGCCGCGAACCGCGAAGAAGGCGACCAAAGTTCAAGGCGGGCATACCAATTGAAAGCCTTTTGACCCTCAAGCCAGGGGACATCGTGGTTCATACAGACTATGGAATTGCCAGATTTGAAGGTATAGAACGGGTGAATGTGAGAGGGGCAGAGAGTGACTGTCTTTTTTTGAAATATGCAGGCGCGGACAAAATATTCGTTCCGATAGAAAACATGCACCTCGTACAAAGATACGTAGGGTCACATGAAAGGCCACCAGCCCTGACCAAGCTCGGAACGAAATCCTGGGAGAAAACCAAGAACAAAGCGAGGAAGGCCGTGCTTGACATGACCCGAGAACTCCTTGACATATACGCTGCAAGAGCTGCCATGAAGGGAATGGCATCTCCCGAGGACGTTCCGTGGCAGGCCGAATTGGAAGCGTCGTTCGTCTTTGATGAGACTGAGGATCAGCTGGAGACGTTAGCTGAGATAAAAAAGGACATGGAGTCCGAGAGGCCAATGGACAGGCTCATATGTGGTGAGGTCGGATATGGTAAAACAGAAGTCGCCCTGAGGGCCGCGTTCAAAGCGGTCATGGCTGAAAAACAGGTTGCTCTTCTAGCTCCCACCACAATACTAGCCCAGCAGCATTACAATACATTCTGCGAGAGACTGAAACGATTCCCCATCAGGTGCGAGGTGATTTCCAGGTTCAAGACCTCTGCCGAACAGAAACGGTTGCTTCGAGAGCTGAGCGAGGAGAAGATTGAAATAATAATAGGTACGCACAGGCTGTTGAGTGACGACATCGTTTTCAGCGACCTCGGCCTCCTTATCATCGATGAAGAGCAGAGGTTCGGGGTAAGACACAAGGAGAAGATCAAGAAGCTGAGAAAACTGGTTGATGTTCTGACCATGAGCGCCACGCCGATCCCCAGAACGTTGTATATGTCCCTGGTGGGTGTGAGAGATATGAGCACCATAGACACAGCTCCCAAGGGCAGACTGTCTGTCCATACCGAAGTGTCCCCCTGGGATGAAGAACTGATCGTTGAATACATCTTGAGAGAGATTGACAGAGGAGGTCAGGTCTACTTCGTTCACAACAGGGTCCAGACCATAGATTCTATGGCATCTTTCATCCATGGACTACTACCCCAATTGAAAATAGGCGTCGCCCATGGACAGATGCGAGAAAGAGAGCTGGAATCGGTCATAGTCGATTTTCTTGACAGATGTTACGATGTCCTCATCACCAGCACCATAATCGAATCAGGAATGGACATCCCCAATGTCAACACCATGATAATCAACCGGGGTGATAAGTTCGGTCTGGCCCAGCTTCACCAGCTCAGAGGGAGGGTGGGCCGCTCAGACAGGAGAGCCTACTGCCTCATCCTCATCCCAAAAGGGAGAAGGATAACAAGGGAGGCGCGCGAAAGACTTTCAGCTATACTCTCCTACAGGGAACTGGGCTCTGGCTACAAACTCGCTTTGAGAGACCTCGAGATAAGGGGGGCGGGGAATCTTTTGGGCCCGGAGCAACATGGATACATCCATGCAGTGGGATATGATCTTTACTGCCAGCTCCTTGCAGAAACTGTGTCAGAGCTGAAGGGTGAACTGCCAGAGAGAAAGGTGATAACCTCCATTTCGCTCGACTGTGACGCCTATATTCCCAATTCCTATATCCCTGACGCACAGCACAAGATTGCTCTGTACAAGAGGCTCGTGGCAATTTCCAGCGAGCAGAGACTGGCAGAAATCCGGGATGAGCTTGTGGACAGGTTTGGACCTGCCCCTGAGGTGTGCCAGAACCTCCTGGATGGTGTAGAGGTGAGGATTCTTGCCTCAAAGCTCGGCATAAGGAGGGTGGCTCTCTCTGGCAGATGGGCAGAACTGCATTTTGAGAAATCTTTTGATCCGGGTTCGGAAACAATGGGAAGAGTATTAAAGAGCTGGCCTGCCCCCATTCAGTTCTTCACAGAGCGCGGCCTGATGATGAGGGTGGCATTGGGAGATGAGGGCTTGAAAAGATTCAACATCATAAAAAAGCTATTGCATTTGCTGGAGTGA
- a CDS encoding PD-(D/E)XK nuclease family protein — MELSHSKVQMYLSCPQRYKFHYVDRLPEKPHANLEFGKLIHEVLEFLHNPRNMKTPALEELMEEFEKRWSKLPETEGMADYKPLGIKMLEDYYQVYVPLEEEVLAVEQRFRLPLENHTLVGVLDRVSRSKDGTILITDYKTSKTLPTQPEVDKDPQMTIYHHFAHDLYPGRPILMRLHFLKFDFLFETKPTDEAWTAAKKRVLGAASAIESGQFDPTPGGLCKYCDYMNLCPAMKHLFKSEDEQTEVFDGIDIKDTVREYIRLKEIVRTSNAQVDELATKIEGYMGVEGYTRLFVDNIVMSQVKTRRPKWDEERLIEVLNNLGLVEEVQGVREDMVNKLLDSDAISAEQKRELESCREIRFSYSLRYKFKGEDKD, encoded by the coding sequence TTGGAGCTTTCTCACAGCAAAGTCCAGATGTATCTCTCCTGCCCCCAGCGATATAAATTTCATTATGTGGACAGGCTCCCCGAAAAACCGCACGCGAACCTTGAGTTTGGCAAGCTCATCCACGAGGTGCTCGAATTTCTTCACAACCCCAGGAACATGAAGACACCTGCCCTTGAAGAACTGATGGAGGAATTCGAAAAGAGGTGGAGCAAACTGCCGGAGACTGAAGGTATGGCCGACTACAAGCCTCTCGGCATCAAGATGCTGGAAGACTACTACCAAGTTTACGTTCCCCTCGAAGAGGAGGTGCTGGCAGTTGAGCAGAGATTTCGACTGCCTCTCGAAAACCATACTCTTGTAGGGGTGCTCGACAGAGTCAGCCGAAGCAAAGACGGGACTATCCTCATCACAGACTACAAGACATCAAAGACGCTCCCCACCCAGCCTGAGGTTGATAAGGACCCGCAGATGACCATATACCATCACTTTGCACACGACCTCTATCCCGGCCGTCCCATACTGATGCGACTCCACTTCCTGAAATTCGATTTCCTTTTTGAGACTAAACCCACAGATGAGGCGTGGACAGCTGCCAAGAAAAGAGTTCTTGGTGCCGCTTCTGCAATCGAGTCTGGCCAGTTCGACCCCACGCCCGGAGGACTCTGCAAGTATTGCGACTACATGAATCTATGTCCGGCAATGAAACATCTATTCAAGAGCGAGGATGAACAGACCGAGGTCTTTGATGGAATCGATATCAAGGATACTGTTAGAGAGTACATTAGACTCAAAGAGATTGTTAGAACCTCAAATGCTCAAGTAGACGAGCTGGCCACGAAGATTGAGGGCTACATGGGGGTTGAAGGCTACACAAGGCTGTTCGTGGACAATATCGTGATGTCCCAGGTCAAGACGAGGAGGCCAAAGTGGGACGAAGAGAGGCTGATTGAAGTCTTGAACAATCTTGGGCTGGTCGAAGAAGTTCAGGGCGTCAGAGAGGACATGGTGAATAAGCTTCTCGATTCCGATGCAATCTCGGCCGAACAGAAGAGGGAACTCGAATCCTGCAGGGAAATCAGGTTTTCCTACTCTCTGAGGTACAAATTCAAAGGTGAGGACAAGGATTGA
- a CDS encoding DUF58 domain-containing protein gives MPVEQSYRRFLNPEVVTKLKGLDLKARLVVEGFLTGLHKSPYRGFSVEFTEHRQYMQGDEIRRIDWKVWGKTDRYYIKEYEEETNMKGYVLLDASGSMAYSSGAISKLEYSSLLAASLSFLLLQQQDSVGLITFDTKIRRYIPPRSTALHLHNILKELDSLSAGGETNVSVTFHELAERIKRRGLIIVISDLLDDPREVLLSLKHFRHKKHEVIVFHVLDKYELEFPFQKSAIFRDMETNEEIPVHPQHLRREYRQRVRAFMESYKRRCRENSIDYVPIDTSTPYGFALTSYLAKRKRLH, from the coding sequence ATGCCTGTAGAGCAATCTTACAGAAGGTTTCTGAACCCTGAGGTCGTAACAAAGCTGAAGGGCCTTGACCTGAAGGCCAGACTGGTAGTTGAGGGGTTTCTTACAGGCCTTCACAAGAGCCCATACAGAGGTTTCAGCGTTGAGTTCACCGAACACAGACAGTACATGCAAGGAGACGAAATCAGAAGGATAGACTGGAAGGTTTGGGGAAAGACAGATAGATACTATATCAAGGAGTATGAGGAAGAGACTAATATGAAAGGCTATGTGCTGCTGGATGCAAGTGGCAGCATGGCTTACAGTTCAGGAGCGATATCAAAATTGGAATACTCTTCCCTCCTTGCTGCTTCCCTCTCATTTCTTCTGCTTCAGCAGCAGGACTCAGTTGGCCTCATCACCTTTGACACAAAGATAAGAAGATACATCCCACCAAGGTCAACTGCTTTGCACCTTCATAACATCCTCAAGGAGCTGGATAGTCTTTCTGCTGGGGGAGAGACGAACGTTTCAGTCACATTTCACGAGCTGGCCGAGAGAATAAAGAGGCGTGGCCTTATCATAGTCATTTCAGACCTGCTGGATGATCCCAGAGAGGTCCTTCTCAGCCTGAAGCACTTCAGACACAAGAAGCATGAGGTCATAGTCTTTCACGTCCTGGACAAATACGAATTGGAGTTCCCTTTCCAGAAGTCTGCCATTTTCAGAGACATGGAAACGAATGAAGAAATCCCTGTCCATCCTCAGCACCTGAGAAGGGAGTACAGGCAGCGAGTAAGGGCCTTCATGGAATCGTACAAAAGAAGATGCAGGGAAAACTCCATTGATTACGTGCCAATTGATACCAGCACTCCATACGGGTTCGCCCTCACTTCCTATCTTGCAAAAAGGAAAAGGTTGCATTAG
- a CDS encoding MoxR family ATPase, protein MTENEKDVQAVKKLREARQKIEKEIEKVIVGQKVVIDQLLTALLANGHCLIVGVPGLAKTMLVNTLSQVLSLSFNRIQFTPDLMPSDITGTDIIDEDTATGKRSFRFAKGPIFANIILADEINRTPPKTQAALLQAMQECEVTAGGNTYPLDLPFFVFATQNPIEQEGTYPLPEAQLDRFMFNIYIDYPNPSEEEEIVRTTTSAYEASLQTVLDSQEILELQRLVRRVPVSDHVVKYAVNMVSMTRPNSDGAPKYINDWVAWGAGPRASQYLILGAKTRAVLDGRYTPSKDDVRDVAMPVLRHRVLTNFNAEADGIASTDIVDRIIQDLHKKES, encoded by the coding sequence ATGACTGAAAACGAGAAAGATGTCCAGGCCGTAAAGAAGCTGAGAGAAGCTCGTCAGAAGATTGAAAAAGAGATTGAGAAGGTGATAGTCGGACAGAAGGTGGTGATAGACCAGCTTTTGACCGCCTTGCTTGCAAACGGCCACTGTTTGATTGTTGGAGTACCGGGACTTGCAAAGACGATGCTGGTCAACACCCTTTCCCAAGTCCTCTCACTTTCCTTCAACAGAATCCAGTTCACTCCAGACCTGATGCCGTCTGACATCACCGGTACAGACATCATTGACGAAGACACAGCCACAGGGAAGAGAAGTTTTCGGTTTGCAAAAGGCCCCATATTTGCCAATATCATACTCGCAGATGAAATCAACAGGACGCCTCCTAAAACACAGGCAGCACTTCTTCAGGCGATGCAGGAGTGCGAGGTGACCGCCGGAGGGAATACTTATCCGCTGGATCTACCATTTTTCGTCTTTGCCACGCAGAATCCCATTGAACAGGAAGGGACATATCCCCTTCCCGAAGCCCAACTGGACAGGTTCATGTTCAACATATACATCGATTATCCCAACCCTTCGGAAGAAGAGGAGATTGTCAGGACTACAACCAGCGCATACGAAGCGAGTCTCCAAACTGTCCTTGATTCACAGGAGATACTGGAGCTCCAGAGATTGGTGAGAAGAGTTCCGGTTTCAGACCACGTTGTCAAATATGCTGTGAACATGGTAAGCATGACCAGACCAAACAGTGATGGAGCGCCCAAATACATTAATGACTGGGTAGCGTGGGGCGCAGGACCAAGGGCTTCACAGTACCTGATACTGGGTGCCAAGACGAGAGCAGTTCTAGACGGCAGATACACCCCTTCAAAAGATGACGTGAGGGATGTAGCCATGCCTGTCCTCCGCCACAGAGTTTTGACCAACTTCAACGCAGAAGCCGATGGGATTGCTTCAACAGACATCGTTGACAGAATTATTCAAGATCTTCACAAAAAGGAAAGCTGA
- a CDS encoding VWA domain-containing protein has protein sequence MTFLNPLFLLGVTAGIIPFLIHLLYRRRLKVIEFSSLEFLKRIEGRKTRWFRIREMLLLILRCLAVVLLAIAISRPILKSTSFGSLSSHARASSVFILDNSYSMGRVGKGKSSFSRAKTTAEEILKLMDKGDEASLILASDISRLVFENPVHDKHLLRSAIMDAELSSRYTDFRPSLEIAMTMLQGSRNLNREMYLFTDMQRSGFESLSRGGIHGGKGKRLYVFDSGMTGDGHNVALEDLVLTDPLIFERGRVEFIATLRNYSPRDVNVSLHSRLDGREMGVKEVPIPATSSRTVELAFSVEEPGLHHLRVEIGRDDLTADNYRFTSFEIPGEIKVALISDRRLTKRGYVETALSPQKGLSMFNPKTFSKGELPSIDLKDYSVIALLGVSSLTSADVLRLTNFVQKGGGLFMALGPSADIHFYNSVLLPKLSSARVRQGQPATKDKTFFLRITYSDYTHPVFSQFKDKDKGDLSIARVYNRLVCTGTSGVIARFSDGTPFIIESSAGKGKVFLSTIPLDGSSSDLPLKAIYVPLIHRIFRYPSLGEEGDYNVNVGERLSLSVSGLEGIVCKPPDGRPVRIKPRVRSGRMYAEYEDTEEPGIYTMAVSDSNLAYFAVNPVSKESDVSRAEEEEVRALLAELSPQFLGRGEKPGSSIFDVRLGVELTNPLIILVLIVLVAEMFIAGRWRGTAAPGM, from the coding sequence ATGACTTTCTTGAATCCACTTTTTCTTCTGGGAGTTACGGCAGGGATCATCCCCTTTCTGATTCACCTTCTCTACAGAAGAAGACTCAAGGTTATCGAGTTCTCCTCTCTTGAGTTCCTGAAGAGGATAGAAGGAAGAAAGACGAGATGGTTCCGCATAAGAGAGATGCTTCTTCTAATACTCAGATGCCTGGCAGTTGTCCTACTTGCCATCGCTATCTCCCGCCCCATTCTGAAATCGACCAGTTTCGGATCACTCAGTTCCCATGCGCGAGCCTCTTCGGTATTCATATTGGACAACTCCTACAGCATGGGCCGCGTGGGAAAAGGCAAGAGCAGTTTTTCCAGAGCTAAAACCACCGCAGAAGAAATTCTGAAACTGATGGACAAAGGGGACGAAGCATCTCTAATCCTTGCATCAGACATCTCCAGGCTTGTCTTTGAAAATCCTGTCCATGACAAACACCTCTTGAGAAGCGCAATAATGGATGCAGAACTCTCTTCAAGGTACACGGACTTCAGACCCTCTCTCGAGATTGCAATGACCATGCTCCAGGGCTCCAGGAATCTGAACAGGGAGATGTATCTTTTTACAGACATGCAGAGGTCAGGCTTTGAGTCTCTCTCCAGAGGTGGAATTCACGGCGGCAAGGGGAAGAGACTGTACGTCTTCGACTCTGGCATGACTGGAGACGGTCACAACGTCGCCCTGGAGGATCTCGTTCTGACTGATCCCCTTATCTTTGAGCGTGGCAGAGTCGAGTTCATCGCCACCTTGAGGAATTACAGCCCAAGAGATGTGAACGTCTCACTCCATTCCAGACTCGACGGCCGTGAGATGGGTGTAAAAGAGGTTCCCATCCCCGCCACTTCAAGCCGGACAGTGGAGCTGGCTTTTTCCGTGGAGGAGCCTGGACTCCATCACCTCCGTGTAGAGATAGGCAGAGATGACCTCACAGCCGACAATTACAGATTCACATCCTTCGAGATACCCGGCGAGATAAAGGTGGCTCTCATATCGGACAGGCGACTCACGAAAAGGGGCTACGTGGAGACGGCCCTCAGTCCGCAAAAAGGTCTATCGATGTTCAACCCCAAGACCTTCAGCAAGGGCGAACTCCCATCGATTGATCTAAAAGACTATTCGGTGATTGCACTGCTGGGCGTCTCGTCTCTCACCTCAGCAGATGTACTGAGACTTACAAACTTCGTTCAGAAAGGTGGAGGCCTGTTTATGGCATTAGGGCCCTCAGCTGATATTCACTTCTACAATTCTGTTCTGCTGCCGAAGCTCTCGTCGGCCAGGGTCAGGCAAGGTCAACCCGCAACAAAAGACAAGACCTTTTTCCTCAGAATAACATACTCCGACTACACTCATCCTGTCTTCTCCCAATTCAAGGATAAGGACAAGGGTGACTTGAGTATTGCTCGTGTTTACAACAGGTTGGTTTGTACTGGAACCTCCGGCGTCATTGCCAGGTTTTCTGACGGAACCCCATTCATCATTGAGTCCAGCGCGGGAAAAGGAAAGGTCTTCCTTTCCACCATACCTCTTGATGGTTCTTCCAGCGACCTCCCGCTCAAGGCCATATACGTCCCACTCATCCACCGCATCTTCCGGTATCCATCCCTGGGAGAAGAGGGGGATTACAATGTGAATGTGGGGGAAAGGCTTTCTCTGTCTGTCAGTGGCCTTGAAGGGATAGTGTGTAAACCGCCCGACGGCAGACCCGTCAGGATTAAGCCCAGAGTAAGGTCGGGCCGGATGTATGCAGAATACGAGGATACAGAGGAACCCGGAATATACACAATGGCTGTTTCGGACTCAAACCTGGCATATTTCGCCGTCAATCCGGTCTCTAAGGAATCAGACGTGAGCAGAGCAGAAGAAGAGGAGGTCAGAGCTCTCCTGGCGGAGCTGAGTCCCCAGTTCTTGGGCCGGGGTGAGAAGCCGGGCTCGTCCATCTTTGATGTAAGATTGGGTGTTGAATTGACCAACCCTCTGATTATACTGGTTCTGATTGTGCTTGTTGCCGAGATGTTCATAGCAGGCCGGTGGAGGGGAACTGCAGCGCCAGGGATGTGA